One Rhodoferax ferrireducens T118 DNA segment encodes these proteins:
- a CDS encoding diguanylate cyclase: protein MRAGSLALMFVASGMHIFAKNYGVAAWALLALLFLLYPHVQYWRAARAADSVKTELDNLLIDSFLLGLFMAALEFPLWLSFAAIMATLTNNAANKGWPSVPKNVLAMLAGALIWVTVRGFKFSPDTGWPLTIFCMVGICGYVLVIGNVGFQRNLQLRRVREELRTREQELLKANQSLVVNLQEIEALQQQLREQASRDSLTALYNRRYLDTTLDRELASCKREGKPLSLIMIDVDDFKKYNDLHGHQAGDQCLIAVAKTLQASAKRASDLAARYGGEEFLLVLPGMDATAAQGLAEELRRSVEALKIPHEQSRGGSVTISIGLAVMTNDSHKDVAGLLRAADEALYHAKHGGRNQVRLATQTRRAARVAESVAVNLVQLVWHPAYESGQAELDAQHRALFGHVNNILAALLLERPVDEVAALIDTLIGDVAKHFEDEEKIILAAGFPGAAAHAAMHRELIAHAGYLVSRFKTRDLDRGEPFQFLAHDLVARHILGEDREFFPHLSA from the coding sequence ATGCGTGCCGGGTCGTTGGCCTTGATGTTCGTGGCAAGCGGAATGCATATATTTGCAAAGAACTACGGCGTTGCTGCCTGGGCACTTCTGGCGCTGCTTTTTTTGCTCTATCCCCATGTTCAATATTGGCGCGCGGCCAGAGCCGCCGATAGCGTGAAAACGGAGTTGGACAACCTGCTGATTGACTCTTTTTTACTGGGCCTGTTCATGGCGGCACTGGAATTCCCCCTTTGGCTAAGCTTTGCAGCCATCATGGCCACCTTGACCAATAACGCGGCCAACAAGGGCTGGCCCAGTGTGCCGAAAAACGTGCTGGCCATGCTGGCCGGCGCACTGATATGGGTCACGGTGCGCGGATTCAAGTTCTCGCCCGATACCGGCTGGCCGCTCACGATTTTTTGCATGGTGGGCATCTGCGGCTATGTGCTCGTGATCGGCAATGTCGGATTCCAAAGAAACCTCCAGCTGCGCCGGGTTCGGGAGGAGTTGCGAACGCGTGAACAAGAACTGTTGAAAGCCAACCAGAGCCTGGTCGTCAATCTCCAGGAAATTGAAGCCCTGCAGCAACAGCTGCGTGAGCAGGCCAGCCGGGATTCGCTGACCGCGCTGTACAACCGTCGCTACCTCGACACCACGCTGGACAGAGAACTGGCGAGCTGCAAGCGCGAAGGCAAGCCCCTGTCCCTGATCATGATTGATGTCGATGACTTCAAGAAATACAACGATCTTCACGGCCATCAGGCCGGCGATCAGTGTTTGATCGCCGTTGCGAAAACCTTGCAGGCGAGCGCCAAGCGGGCCAGCGATCTGGCAGCGCGATATGGCGGTGAAGAATTCTTGCTGGTCTTGCCGGGCATGGACGCGACGGCCGCACAAGGGCTGGCCGAGGAGCTGCGCCGGTCCGTCGAAGCGTTGAAGATTCCCCACGAGCAGTCGCGCGGCGGCAGCGTCACCATCAGCATCGGCCTGGCGGTCATGACGAATGACAGCCACAAGGATGTCGCGGGTTTATTGCGCGCCGCGGACGAAGCCCTCTACCACGCCAAGCATGGCGGGCGTAATCAGGTTCGCCTTGCTACGCAAACGCGCCGTGCGGCGCGCGTGGCGGAAAGTGTCGCGGTGAATCTGGTTCAACTGGTCTGGCATCCGGCCTACGAATCGGGTCAAGCCGAACTTGACGCCCAGCATCGAGCCTTGTTTGGGCACGTCAACAACATCCTTGCCGCCTTGCTGCTGGAGCGACCGGTCGACGAGGTTGCAGCACTCATTGACACGCTGATTGGCGATGTTGCCAAACATTTTGAGGACGAGGAAAAAATCATTTTGGCCGCCGGTTTTCCCGGCGCAGCGGCGCATGCCGCCATGCACCGTGAACTCATCGCCCACGCCGGCTATCTGGTCAGCCGCTTTAAAACCAGGGACCTTGACAGGGGGGAGCCGTTTCAATTCCTTGCACATGACCTGGTCGCTCGGCACATACTGGGGGAGGATCGTGAGTTTTTCCCCCATTTGAGCGCCTAA
- a CDS encoding DNA alkylation repair protein — protein sequence MAEALKNQFGADVPRAIAAMISAVHPSFNRTAFVSDVLDGYDALALMPRGKKIAQALRRHLPDDYAHALAILLDSLDQAHGRDPGQSLASFLYLPHTQFVAEFGLAHFELSMRAQHALTQRFTAEFSIRPFIEHHPEATLRQLQAWACDPSAHVRRLVSEGTRPRLPWAPRLRRFQADPAPVLALLELLKDDPELYVRRSVANNLNDIGKDHPDVLVHTAQAWLQGASAQRAWIVGHALRSAVKRGESGALQVLGFGQTPRVSVTKVQISPRLAVTGGTVQIEFDVTNCHTSAQSVLVDFCVHYVKANGQTRAKVFKLKTLQRAPGQTAPLAKKLSLAQMSTRRHYPGLHKLDVMLNGQAQPLGAFELLQA from the coding sequence ATGGCTGAAGCCCTCAAAAACCAGTTTGGCGCCGATGTGCCGCGTGCGATTGCCGCCATGATCTCGGCGGTGCACCCGTCTTTCAACCGCACGGCTTTTGTGAGCGACGTGCTGGACGGGTACGACGCGCTGGCGCTGATGCCGCGGGGAAAAAAAATAGCCCAGGCCTTGCGTCGCCATTTGCCAGACGACTATGCGCACGCGCTTGCCATCCTGCTGGACTCGCTGGATCAAGCCCATGGCCGCGACCCCGGCCAGAGCCTGGCCTCGTTTCTGTACCTGCCGCACACCCAGTTTGTGGCTGAGTTCGGCCTGGCCCACTTCGAGCTGTCGATGCGGGCACAACATGCCTTGACGCAACGCTTCACGGCCGAGTTCAGCATCCGCCCGTTCATCGAACACCACCCTGAAGCCACCTTGCGTCAGCTTCAGGCATGGGCATGCGACCCCAGTGCACACGTTCGCCGGCTGGTGTCCGAAGGCACGCGCCCCCGGCTGCCCTGGGCACCGCGTCTGCGCCGGTTTCAGGCCGACCCGGCGCCGGTATTGGCGCTGCTGGAGCTGCTCAAGGATGACCCCGAGTTGTATGTGCGGCGTTCGGTCGCCAACAACCTGAACGACATTGGCAAGGACCACCCGGACGTTCTGGTCCACACGGCCCAGGCCTGGCTCCAGGGTGCCAGTGCGCAGCGCGCATGGATCGTTGGCCATGCCTTGAGGTCCGCCGTCAAACGGGGCGAAAGCGGCGCGCTGCAGGTGCTGGGGTTTGGCCAGACGCCCCGCGTGAGCGTGACCAAGGTCCAGATCAGCCCCCGCCTTGCCGTGACCGGTGGCACCGTGCAGATTGAGTTTGACGTGACCAACTGCCACACCTCAGCACAAAGCGTGTTGGTGGACTTTTGCGTGCATTACGTCAAGGCCAACGGCCAGACCCGCGCCAAGGTGTTCAAGCTCAAAACCCTGCAACGGGCACCCGGCCAGACCGCGCCGCTGGCCAAAAAACTGTCGCTGGCGCAGATGAGCACCCGCAGACACTACCCGGGGCTCCACAAGCTGGACGTGATGCTGAATGGCCAAGCCCAGCCGCTGGGCGCATTCGAGTTGCTGCAAGCCTGA